In the genome of Candidatus Microbacterium phytovorans, one region contains:
- the rdgB gene encoding RdgB/HAM1 family non-canonical purine NTP pyrophosphatase yields the protein MASRVVLATHNPHKVEEFGHIVAATRPDLEVVGYEGPEPVEDGVTFAENALIKARAAAAHTGLPALADDSGICVDVLGGAPGAFSAYWAGHRKDAAANLELLLDQLSDIADPRRAAHFTSVIALVVPGGGEHVVEGVWPGRLATQARGAGGFGYDPIFIPDGQSGAERTAGELTAAEKNAQSHRARAFRALAPLLRDL from the coding sequence ATGGCATCCCGCGTCGTCCTCGCGACCCACAACCCCCACAAGGTCGAGGAGTTCGGTCACATCGTCGCGGCGACCCGGCCCGATCTGGAAGTCGTCGGCTACGAGGGTCCGGAGCCTGTCGAAGACGGCGTGACCTTCGCCGAGAACGCCCTGATCAAGGCGCGGGCGGCTGCGGCGCACACGGGGTTGCCGGCCCTGGCCGATGACTCGGGAATCTGTGTAGACGTCCTCGGTGGCGCTCCAGGTGCGTTCTCCGCGTACTGGGCGGGTCACCGCAAGGATGCCGCGGCGAATCTCGAGCTGCTGCTCGATCAGCTGTCCGATATCGCCGACCCGCGGCGCGCTGCGCACTTCACCTCGGTGATCGCGCTGGTCGTCCCCGGCGGCGGCGAGCACGTCGTCGAGGGCGTCTGGCCGGGACGGCTGGCGACGCAGGCGAGGGGCGCCGGCGGTTTCGGCTACGACCCGATCTTCATCCCCGACGGTCAGAGCGGCGCAGAACGTACCGCGGGCGAACTGACGGCGGCGGAGAAGAACGCGCAGTCGCACCGGGCGCGGGCCTTCCGCGCGCTGGCCCCGCTGCTGCGCGACCTATAA
- a CDS encoding helix-turn-helix transcriptional regulator, with translation MAEARSRASAHVGRLVRSLRDEQTISRKTLAERADLDVSHLARIENGQGNPTLYVLIQLATALDVKAEEFVAGLGADDLPPDLTPYSEADFRRELRRRESVG, from the coding sequence ATGGCTGAAGCACGCTCCCGCGCATCCGCTCACGTGGGACGCCTCGTGCGTTCTCTCCGCGATGAGCAGACGATCAGCCGCAAGACTCTCGCGGAGCGCGCCGACCTCGACGTCTCCCACCTCGCGCGGATCGAGAACGGTCAGGGCAACCCGACGCTGTACGTGCTCATCCAGTTGGCGACGGCGCTCGACGTCAAGGCCGAGGAGTTCGTCGCCGGACTCGGGGCCGACGATCTGCCGCCAGACCTCACGCCCTATTCCGAGGCAGACTTCCGTCGCGAGCTCCGTCGTCGCGAGTCGGTCGGCTGA
- a CDS encoding ATP-dependent DNA ligase, producing the protein MASGAQTVEIGGRRLRVSNLDKVLYPATGTTKGEVIDYYARIAPLLLPVLAGRPVTRKRWPEGVDQPPFFAKALEQGAPAWLPRLPIEHSSGAKDYPLVTETAALVYLAQVASLELHTPQWRFGRDGERRAPDRLVLDLDPGPGVGLAECAEVARWCRTILRDLGLDPVPVTSGSKGIHLYAALEGDRTSDEISAFAKELARALEADHPDLVVSQMSKSARPGKVFLDWSQNNGSKTTIAPYSLRGREEPTVAAPRSWEELDDPALRHLLFDTVLARSDAVQHGADDPLQPLNAAAPTGSAPSVAAAALAPYLAKRSADRTPEPMPTDLTASTPAPPEAGRGAVSDAPRFVIQEHHASRLHYDLRLERDGVLVSWAVPRGVPSTPATNHLAVMTEPHPLEYLTFHGEIPRGEYGAGTMTVWDTGTYDLEKWRDDEVIFTLSGATDGPLGRVRLALIRTSGDGEKSQWLLHRMKTDTAHTIAPAPRPRRAVPRPEDSGLAASTSPISPMLATLATPAQATQASDRWARDGDGAWAEFKWDGIRALGTWDGHRLRLHARSGTDITDRYPELTAGDAGLGSEPCVVDGEIVALDAAGRPSFSRLQNRMHLTNAAEIQRETVRTPIAYFLFDLLGHGGMDATRLPLRDRRALLEDVAAEAIDAIVVPPVVPDVEAALATARELSLEGIVVKDPRSPYRPGARSEQWLKVKLTLTQDVIVGGIRPGKGGRTGRIGSLLLGIPSSDGLRYVGRVGSGFSDATIDRLERLLDPLRTDENPFVGVPAADASDAEWVRPAVVAEVEFAEFTPSGTLRHARWRGLRPDIDPADVAR; encoded by the coding sequence ATGGCATCCGGAGCGCAGACGGTCGAGATCGGCGGGCGGCGCCTGCGCGTCAGCAATCTCGACAAGGTCCTGTACCCGGCGACCGGGACGACCAAGGGCGAGGTCATCGACTACTACGCGCGCATAGCTCCGCTCCTCCTGCCGGTTCTCGCGGGTCGGCCGGTCACCCGGAAGCGGTGGCCGGAGGGCGTGGATCAACCGCCGTTCTTCGCCAAGGCGCTCGAGCAGGGCGCGCCGGCGTGGCTTCCGCGACTGCCCATCGAACACTCCTCGGGGGCGAAGGACTATCCCCTCGTGACGGAGACCGCCGCCCTCGTCTACCTGGCGCAGGTCGCGAGCCTCGAGCTGCACACGCCGCAGTGGCGGTTCGGGAGGGACGGAGAGCGACGGGCACCGGATCGCCTCGTGCTCGATCTCGATCCCGGCCCCGGGGTGGGGCTGGCCGAGTGCGCCGAGGTCGCACGCTGGTGCCGCACGATCCTCCGAGACCTCGGCCTCGATCCCGTCCCCGTCACGAGCGGGAGCAAGGGCATCCACCTCTATGCGGCGCTGGAGGGCGATAGGACCAGCGACGAGATCTCCGCCTTCGCGAAGGAACTCGCCCGCGCGCTCGAAGCCGACCACCCCGACCTCGTCGTCAGCCAGATGAGCAAGAGCGCGCGTCCGGGGAAGGTGTTCCTGGACTGGAGCCAGAACAACGGCTCGAAGACGACCATCGCCCCCTACTCGCTGCGCGGACGCGAGGAGCCGACGGTCGCGGCGCCTCGATCGTGGGAGGAACTCGACGACCCGGCGCTTCGTCACCTCCTCTTCGACACTGTCCTTGCGCGGTCCGACGCGGTGCAGCACGGTGCCGACGACCCGCTACAGCCCCTGAACGCCGCCGCACCGACCGGGAGCGCGCCCTCGGTAGCTGCAGCGGCACTCGCGCCCTATCTCGCGAAGCGCTCCGCCGATCGCACTCCCGAGCCGATGCCCACCGACCTCACCGCGTCGACACCCGCACCGCCCGAGGCCGGACGGGGTGCCGTCAGCGACGCGCCGCGCTTCGTGATCCAAGAGCATCACGCGTCGCGGCTCCACTACGACCTCCGGCTCGAACGCGACGGCGTGCTCGTCAGCTGGGCGGTGCCCCGGGGTGTGCCGTCCACCCCTGCCACCAACCATCTGGCGGTGATGACCGAGCCCCACCCCCTGGAATACCTCACCTTCCACGGCGAGATCCCCCGCGGAGAGTACGGCGCGGGCACGATGACGGTGTGGGACACCGGCACGTACGACCTCGAGAAGTGGCGTGACGACGAAGTCATCTTCACCCTCTCGGGCGCCACCGACGGGCCCCTCGGCCGGGTGCGGCTCGCGCTCATCCGCACCTCCGGCGACGGGGAGAAGTCGCAGTGGCTTCTTCACCGCATGAAGACCGACACCGCCCACACCATCGCCCCCGCTCCGCGCCCCCGGCGCGCCGTCCCCCGCCCCGAGGATAGCGGGCTCGCCGCCTCCACGTCGCCCATCTCCCCCATGCTGGCCACGCTCGCGACGCCCGCTCAGGCGACGCAGGCGTCCGACCGCTGGGCTCGGGACGGCGACGGCGCCTGGGCCGAGTTCAAATGGGACGGCATCCGGGCCCTCGGCACGTGGGACGGCCACCGCCTGCGACTGCACGCGCGCAGCGGCACCGACATCACCGACCGCTACCCCGAACTCACCGCGGGCGACGCCGGTCTCGGCAGCGAACCGTGCGTCGTCGACGGGGAGATCGTCGCGCTCGACGCGGCAGGAAGACCCAGCTTCAGCCGGCTGCAGAACCGCATGCACCTGACCAACGCGGCAGAGATCCAGCGGGAGACGGTGCGCACGCCGATCGCCTACTTCCTCTTCGACCTCCTCGGACACGGCGGAATGGATGCCACCCGGCTCCCGCTCCGCGACCGCCGCGCGCTTCTCGAAGACGTGGCCGCGGAAGCCATCGACGCGATCGTCGTGCCGCCCGTCGTCCCCGACGTCGAAGCGGCCCTCGCGACCGCGCGCGAACTCTCCCTCGAGGGCATCGTGGTGAAGGATCCGCGCTCGCCCTACCGACCCGGAGCACGCAGCGAGCAGTGGCTCAAGGTCAAGCTCACCCTCACGCAAGACGTGATCGTCGGCGGGATCCGTCCCGGCAAGGGCGGGCGTACGGGGCGAATCGGGTCGTTGCTCCTCGGCATCCCGAGCTCCGACGGCCTCCGGTACGTCGGGCGCGTCGGCTCCGGTTTCAGCGACGCCACGATCGACCGACTGGAACGGCTGCTCGACCCCCTGCGCACCGACGAGAATCCCTTCGTCGGTGTGCCGGCCGCCGACGCCTCCGACGCCGAATGGGTGCGTCCCGCCGTGGTCGCGGAGGTGGAGTTCGCCGAGTTCACCCCGTCCGGCACTCTCCGCCACGCCCGTTGGCGGGGCCTCCGACCCGACATCGACCCCGCCGACGTCGCGCGCTGA
- the murI gene encoding glutamate racemase: MNDAPIGIFDSGVGGLTVARAVSQLLPRESLLYIGDTAHSPYGPQPIADVRRYALEVLDTLVDQGVKMLVIACNTASAAMLRDARERYDVPVVEVIGPAVRTAMSTTRNGRVGVIGTAGTIGSGVYQDMLGVNERLSVFAQACPRFVEFVEAGVTDSADVLAVAEDYLAPLRHAGVDTLVLGCTHYPFLEGAISYVMGPDVSLVSSDTETAKDVYRQLVSRDLLAGPDSVATHVYEATGDSADEFLSLAHRLMGRGVASVRLVQTGAIDLPKGTP; this comes from the coding sequence GTGAATGACGCGCCGATCGGGATCTTCGATTCAGGGGTCGGCGGCCTCACCGTCGCGCGAGCGGTCTCGCAGTTGCTGCCGCGCGAGTCGCTGCTCTATATCGGCGACACGGCCCACTCGCCGTATGGTCCGCAGCCCATCGCCGACGTGCGCCGGTACGCGCTCGAAGTGCTCGACACCCTCGTGGATCAGGGCGTGAAGATGCTCGTGATCGCGTGCAACACGGCATCCGCGGCCATGCTGCGCGACGCGCGGGAACGGTACGACGTACCGGTGGTGGAGGTGATCGGACCCGCTGTCCGCACCGCCATGTCGACGACGAGGAACGGCCGGGTGGGCGTCATCGGCACTGCCGGGACGATCGGATCGGGCGTGTACCAGGACATGCTGGGCGTCAACGAGCGCCTGAGCGTGTTCGCGCAGGCGTGCCCTCGGTTCGTCGAGTTCGTCGAGGCCGGGGTCACCGACAGCGCTGACGTGCTCGCCGTCGCCGAGGACTACCTTGCTCCGCTGCGACACGCGGGGGTCGACACGCTGGTGCTCGGGTGCACGCACTATCCGTTCCTCGAGGGTGCCATCAGCTACGTCATGGGACCGGATGTGTCGCTCGTCTCCAGCGACACCGAGACCGCCAAAGACGTGTACCGGCAGCTGGTCTCCCGCGATCTCCTCGCGGGTCCGGATTCCGTGGCGACCCACGTCTACGAAGCCACCGGCGATTCCGCCGACGAATTCCTGAGCCTCGCCCACCGGCTGATGGGGCGCGGCGTGGCCAGCGTCCGCCTCGTGCAGACCGGAGCAATCGACCTTCCGAAGGGAACCCCATGA
- a CDS encoding DUF3039 domain-containing protein: MSTPLDSPDQGGLATLDRELEELIREESIEPGDHERFSHYVKKEKILESALTGKPVRALCGKKWTPGRDPDKFPVCPTCKEIYESLIG; the protein is encoded by the coding sequence ATGAGCACGCCACTGGACAGTCCCGACCAGGGAGGCCTTGCCACCCTCGATCGCGAGCTCGAGGAGCTCATTCGGGAAGAGAGCATCGAACCCGGTGACCACGAGCGTTTCTCCCATTACGTCAAGAAGGAGAAGATCCTCGAGTCGGCCCTGACCGGCAAGCCGGTGCGAGCACTCTGCGGGAAGAAGTGGACTCCCGGGCGCGACCCGGACAAGTTCCCCGTGTGCCCCACCTGCAAAGAGATCTATGAGTCGCTCATCGGCTGA
- a CDS encoding NTP transferase domain-containing protein, with amino-acid sequence MTLQIVILAAGMGSRLGRSLPKPLTELSDGRTIMQQQHDNIRAAFGSDARITTVVGYRAETIVDAFPDADYVYNDRYDQTNTSKSLLRALRATGKGGVLWMNGDVVFDPRVLGRAIALVERGQSFVAVNTAKVSDEEVKYTVTPAGHIDELSKTVVGGVGEAVGINFISAADKRTLIAHLSQVDDQDYFERGIEKAIAENGLRVEPLDISDLYAVEIDFAEDLERANQFV; translated from the coding sequence GTGACTCTTCAGATCGTCATCCTCGCAGCCGGTATGGGCTCGCGCCTCGGCCGCAGCCTGCCCAAGCCGCTGACCGAGCTCTCCGACGGTCGCACGATCATGCAGCAGCAGCACGACAACATCCGTGCGGCGTTCGGCTCCGACGCGCGCATCACCACGGTCGTCGGCTACAGGGCGGAGACCATCGTCGACGCCTTCCCCGATGCCGACTACGTCTACAACGACCGCTACGACCAGACCAACACGTCCAAGAGCCTGCTCCGCGCACTCCGCGCAACGGGCAAGGGCGGGGTCCTCTGGATGAACGGCGACGTCGTCTTCGACCCGCGCGTGCTGGGTCGTGCCATCGCACTCGTGGAGCGCGGCCAGTCTTTCGTCGCCGTCAACACCGCCAAGGTGAGCGACGAAGAGGTCAAGTACACCGTCACTCCCGCGGGGCACATCGATGAGCTGTCCAAGACCGTCGTGGGAGGTGTCGGCGAAGCCGTCGGCATCAACTTCATCTCCGCCGCCGACAAGCGCACGCTGATCGCACACCTCTCACAGGTCGACGACCAGGACTACTTCGAGCGGGGCATCGAGAAGGCGATCGCCGAGAACGGACTTCGCGTCGAGCCCCTCGACATCTCCGACCTCTACGCCGTCGAGATCGACTTCGCCGAAGACCTCGAGCGCGCCAATCAGTTCGTCTGA
- a CDS encoding nicotinate phosphoribosyltransferase: protein MSAAPSSPASTALLTDRYELTMLDAALRDGTADRPCVFELFARRLPGARRFGVVAGTGRLLEAVDRFRFGDDELRYLRDERIVGPETLRFLEGFRFRGTITGYAEGELYFPGSPVLTVESTFAEAVVLETLALSILNHDSAVANAAARMSIAAGDRPLAEMGSRRAGERSAVAAARAAYITGFGATSNLEAGRRWGIPTMGTAAHSWTLLHDSEEAAFRSQIEAHGTDTTLLIDTYDIREGVATAVRVAGTGLGGVRIDSGDLPTVAAEVRAQLDELGATATRITVTSDLDEFAIAALAASPVDAYGVGTSVVTGSGSPTAGMVYKLVARQAGDGSWIPVAKTSTDKGSRGGRKAAFRQLERGKATTELITVSDGFEPLGSATEYPDARPLQVTLMQNGDADASHLGPAGVRAAREHHARVREELPVRALALSRSDPALPTVFREVD from the coding sequence ATGAGCGCCGCGCCGAGCTCCCCCGCGAGCACCGCCCTCCTCACCGACCGCTACGAACTCACGATGCTCGACGCCGCACTGCGCGACGGCACGGCCGACCGTCCGTGCGTCTTCGAGCTCTTTGCACGCCGGCTCCCCGGCGCGCGCAGGTTCGGGGTCGTCGCCGGCACCGGGCGCCTCCTCGAGGCAGTGGATCGCTTCCGCTTCGGTGACGACGAACTGCGCTATCTCCGCGACGAACGAATCGTGGGTCCGGAGACCCTGCGCTTCCTCGAGGGCTTCCGCTTCCGCGGCACCATCACCGGATACGCCGAAGGTGAGCTCTACTTCCCCGGCTCACCCGTGCTCACCGTGGAGTCGACCTTCGCCGAAGCGGTCGTCCTGGAAACGCTCGCCCTCAGCATCCTCAATCACGACTCCGCGGTCGCCAACGCCGCCGCGCGGATGAGCATCGCTGCGGGCGACCGCCCCCTCGCAGAGATGGGATCGCGTCGAGCGGGTGAACGTTCCGCGGTGGCCGCGGCCCGCGCCGCATACATCACCGGTTTCGGAGCCACCAGCAACCTCGAGGCCGGGCGGCGCTGGGGCATCCCCACGATGGGGACGGCGGCCCATTCGTGGACTCTGCTGCACGACAGCGAGGAAGCCGCGTTCCGCAGCCAGATCGAGGCGCACGGTACCGACACGACGCTCCTCATCGACACCTACGACATCCGCGAAGGCGTGGCCACCGCGGTGCGGGTGGCCGGCACCGGCCTGGGTGGCGTCCGCATCGACTCGGGCGACCTCCCCACCGTCGCCGCGGAGGTGCGCGCGCAGCTCGACGAGCTCGGCGCCACCGCGACGCGGATCACCGTCACGAGCGACCTCGACGAATTCGCGATCGCGGCGCTCGCGGCATCCCCCGTCGACGCCTACGGTGTCGGCACGTCCGTCGTGACCGGGTCGGGCTCCCCGACCGCGGGCATGGTCTACAAGCTGGTCGCCCGCCAAGCCGGGGACGGATCGTGGATTCCGGTCGCGAAGACCTCGACGGACAAGGGCTCTCGCGGGGGGAGGAAGGCGGCGTTCCGCCAGCTGGAACGCGGGAAGGCCACCACCGAGCTCATCACGGTGTCCGACGGCTTCGAGCCGCTCGGCAGCGCCACCGAGTACCCTGACGCGCGCCCCCTCCAGGTCACGCTGATGCAGAACGGCGACGCCGACGCGTCTCACCTCGGTCCTGCGGGCGTTCGAGCAGCTCGCGAGCACCACGCCCGGGTGCGAGAGGAGCTTCCGGTGCGCGCCCTGGCACTCAGCCGGTCCGACCCCGCGCTGCCGACGGTCTTCCGCGAGGTGGATTGA
- the rph gene encoding ribonuclease PH → MTDIVRADGRTIDQLRPVVIERGWSAHAEGSALISFGGTKVLCTASFTGGVPRWLTGKGKGWVTAEYAMLPRATNSRNDRESIKGKVGGRTHEISRLIGRALRAVVDTKALGENTIVIDCDVLQADGGTRTAAITGAYVALADAIEWGRRKGLVAKKAEVLLDSVSAISVGIIDGEPMLDLAYVEDVRAETDMNVVVTGRGLFVEVQGTAEGAPFDKRELDALLELGVAGCASLREQQAAALADEAAEA, encoded by the coding sequence ATGACCGACATCGTCCGCGCCGACGGCCGCACCATCGATCAGCTTCGACCGGTGGTGATCGAGCGCGGGTGGAGTGCGCATGCGGAGGGTTCCGCGTTGATCTCGTTCGGAGGAACGAAAGTGCTGTGCACGGCGTCGTTCACCGGCGGTGTCCCCAGATGGCTCACCGGCAAGGGCAAGGGGTGGGTGACGGCCGAGTACGCCATGCTTCCCCGCGCGACGAACTCGCGCAACGATCGCGAGTCGATCAAGGGCAAGGTCGGCGGACGCACCCATGAGATCTCGCGCCTGATCGGCCGCGCCCTCCGCGCCGTCGTCGACACGAAGGCCCTGGGCGAGAACACGATCGTCATCGACTGCGATGTGCTGCAGGCCGATGGCGGCACGCGCACAGCCGCGATCACGGGCGCTTACGTAGCACTGGCCGATGCGATCGAGTGGGGTCGGCGGAAGGGTCTCGTCGCGAAGAAGGCCGAGGTGCTGCTCGACTCGGTGTCGGCGATCTCGGTCGGCATCATCGACGGCGAGCCGATGCTCGATCTTGCGTACGTCGAGGATGTTCGCGCCGAGACCGACATGAACGTCGTCGTCACCGGTCGCGGCCTCTTCGTCGAGGTTCAGGGCACCGCCGAGGGGGCGCCGTTCGACAAGCGCGAGCTCGACGCGCTCCTCGAGCTCGGGGTGGCCGGGTGCGCGTCGCTTCGCGAGCAGCAGGCGGCCGCGTTGGCCGACGAGGCAGCGGAGGCCTGA
- a CDS encoding ATP-binding cassette domain-containing protein produces the protein MAPPKPSVSAVDAAARFAADAAEPETDRAEQERAAAEAAIDPAISGGLEATGATAPEPDIAADLPQDDVVDVAAESDPAPESEHAPESEPAPEMLSESELRDDLDPTPEPAPDEQATPAIAPTTLSESASDDEDAAPDANVIAPAAHAAGDAPAVRLRNIAKSFGETRAVDDIDLSIPAGTFYGIVGPNGAGKTTTLSMIAGLLRPDRGSVEIAGVDLAAEPARAKRMMGILPDRLRTFDRLTGRQLLHYYGVLRGLAPAVVESRVADLARAFDLTDALGRTVADYSAGMTKKVMLAGAMIHSPRVLVLDEPFEAVDPVSSAVILDILTAYVSHGGTVLLSSHGMDLVERVCSGVAVIVAGQVLAEGTVDAVRGELTLEQRFVELAGGLSDVEGLEWLHTFSG, from the coding sequence GTGGCGCCGCCCAAGCCGAGTGTGTCGGCGGTCGATGCGGCTGCACGGTTCGCGGCAGACGCTGCTGAGCCGGAGACCGACCGTGCGGAGCAAGAGCGCGCAGCGGCGGAAGCGGCGATCGACCCGGCAATCTCGGGCGGGTTGGAAGCAACGGGGGCGACCGCACCCGAGCCGGACATCGCGGCCGATCTTCCGCAGGACGATGTCGTCGACGTCGCAGCGGAGAGCGATCCCGCCCCCGAGAGCGAACACGCGCCGGAGAGCGAACCCGCGCCCGAGATGCTCAGCGAATCTGAGCTGCGGGACGACCTCGACCCGACCCCGGAGCCTGCACCCGACGAGCAGGCCACGCCGGCGATCGCCCCGACGACACTGTCGGAGTCGGCATCCGATGACGAGGATGCGGCTCCGGATGCCAACGTCATCGCGCCCGCCGCGCATGCCGCGGGGGACGCGCCTGCGGTGCGCCTGCGCAACATCGCCAAGTCGTTCGGTGAGACGCGGGCCGTCGACGACATCGACTTGTCGATCCCCGCGGGGACGTTCTACGGGATCGTCGGGCCGAACGGGGCCGGCAAGACGACGACGTTGTCCATGATCGCGGGGCTCCTCCGGCCCGACCGCGGCTCGGTCGAGATCGCGGGCGTGGACCTCGCGGCCGAGCCTGCGCGGGCAAAGCGGATGATGGGCATCCTCCCCGACCGGCTTCGCACGTTCGACCGGCTGACCGGACGCCAATTGCTCCACTACTACGGTGTCCTGCGCGGCCTCGCGCCCGCGGTCGTGGAGAGTCGGGTGGCCGACCTGGCACGTGCGTTCGATCTCACCGATGCGCTCGGTCGCACCGTCGCCGACTACTCCGCGGGAATGACGAAGAAGGTCATGCTCGCGGGCGCGATGATCCACTCGCCGCGTGTCCTCGTGCTCGACGAGCCGTTCGAGGCCGTCGACCCTGTATCGAGCGCCGTTATCCTCGACATCCTCACCGCGTATGTCTCCCACGGCGGCACGGTGCTGCTCTCCTCCCACGGGATGGACCTCGTGGAGCGCGTGTGCTCGGGCGTCGCGGTGATCGTCGCGGGCCAGGTGCTCGCCGAAGGCACGGTCGACGCAGTGCGCGGCGAGCTGACTCTCGAACAGCGGTTCGTCGAGCTCGCCGGTGGTCTGAGCGACGTGGAGGGCCTCGAGTGGCTGCACACGTTCTCCGGCTGA
- a CDS encoding cation diffusion facilitator family transporter, whose amino-acid sequence MHDHAHDHAHGHGIRAASNRRLLAISLGLTGVVFVVQVVGALLSGSLALLADSAHMLTDATGLVIALVASIVAARPANDRRTYGYQRAEVFGALVNGIVLVVLATVIAVEGVRRLLAPEGGEVAGGVMLVVAIVGLVANAVALWLLSSAQKRSINVRGAYLEVLGDLLGSVAVIVAAIVIVTTGWVTADAIASLLIAAMIVPRAVSLLKEVVSVLAESAPAGTQVAEIRTHLLSKPGVVEVHDVHVWQLTRGAPVFTAHVVVDPDVLADGRAAALLSSLQSCLSEHFDVEHSTFQVEPAGHVEHEAH is encoded by the coding sequence ATGCACGATCACGCGCACGATCACGCGCACGGCCACGGCATCCGAGCGGCGAGCAACCGCCGCCTGCTCGCGATCTCGCTCGGCCTCACCGGCGTCGTCTTCGTCGTGCAGGTGGTCGGTGCGCTGCTGTCGGGGTCCCTGGCGCTCCTGGCCGACTCCGCCCACATGCTCACGGATGCCACGGGCCTCGTGATCGCGTTGGTCGCGAGCATCGTGGCCGCTCGGCCGGCCAACGATCGCCGTACGTACGGCTACCAGCGAGCGGAGGTCTTCGGGGCGCTCGTGAACGGGATCGTGCTCGTCGTGCTCGCGACGGTGATCGCCGTCGAGGGTGTCCGGCGGCTGCTCGCGCCCGAAGGCGGTGAGGTCGCGGGCGGAGTCATGCTGGTGGTCGCCATCGTCGGTCTCGTCGCGAACGCCGTGGCCCTGTGGCTCCTGTCGAGTGCGCAGAAGCGCAGCATCAATGTTCGCGGCGCGTACCTGGAGGTGCTCGGCGATCTGCTGGGGTCGGTCGCGGTCATCGTGGCGGCCATCGTCATCGTGACGACCGGATGGGTGACGGCGGATGCGATCGCCTCCCTTCTCATCGCGGCGATGATCGTGCCGCGCGCCGTCTCGCTCCTCAAGGAGGTGGTGTCGGTGCTGGCCGAGTCGGCGCCCGCGGGCACCCAGGTGGCCGAGATCCGCACGCATCTGCTGAGCAAGCCGGGGGTGGTGGAGGTGCACGACGTCCACGTGTGGCAGTTGACGCGCGGCGCCCCCGTCTTCACGGCGCACGTGGTGGTCGATCCCGACGTCCTCGCCGACGGTCGTGCGGCGGCGCTGCTGTCGAGCCTCCAGTCCTGTCTGTCGGAGCACTTCGACGTTGAGCACTCCACGTTCCAGGTGGAGCCGGCGGGGCACGTCGAGCACGAGGCGCACTGA